The window CGCTACAACTTGCTGAGCCTGTCGGTGTCCAATCGCAGCCTGCGCCATTTCGCGAGCATCCTGATTCTCTTGCTCCTGATCCTCGTGGCCGGTCCTGTGCTCGGTGCTTCCGGCGATCCGGTTTTCCACCGTGTTCTTGCCTGGGGCTTATTCCTCGGCGTGCTCGCTGGCCTTTTCTTCGACCCGGTCACCCGGTGGGCGTCTCGCCGGTCGCCCCGGATGGCGCGCTTGCTCGGGCGCAGTATTTCGCCGGGACAAGTCGCTCAGTTGACCCAGGAGCTGCAAGATCTCGACCTTTCGGAAGAAGAGCTCAAGCGGCGGGTGGCCAGTAGGGTGAGCGAGTGGACGGGCGCCGACGTCCATTTCGCGAGAGCGGCGGATGCGAAAGCTTCCTTGTTCTGGTCGTACTTCGCCGATTCCGACACCGCGGCGTTCAACCGTCTGCACGCGCCTTCCATCGAGCTTGCCGACGCGCTCGTCTCGAGCGAGCTGCACGCCGTGTTTCCCGTTCGCGTTTCCGAAAGTCTCGAAGCGGTTCTCGTCATCGCTTCCAGCGCGGTTGGCGGAGGCTACGAGGACGGCGAGATGGAAAGCATCCAGCTCGTGCTGAATCAGCTTGGCGCGGCGGTCGAGATCCGGCGCCTCTTGGAGGCCCGCCTGGCGTGGGAGCGAAGGCAGGCCGAGCAGGAACGGCTTTCCATGCTCGGGATGGTATCGGCGTCGCTGGCCCACGAGCTCAAGAACCCCCTTTCCTCCATGAAGGCGCTGGCGCAGACGGTTCGAGAGGAGCTCGCGCGGGACGATCCCGAGAGCGAGCAGGCCAAGGACTTGAGCGTTATCGTCGAGCAGGTGGACCGCTTGAACGGTGTCGCTCGGGAGGTGCTCGATTTCGCTCGGCCGGGACCAGACGCGGAGAGGACGAGGCTTTCCGACGTCATCGAGGCCGCAGCCTATGTTCTCGATCACGAGGCCCGTCGACGAGGCATTTCGATCGATCGTGGAGCGGTCGGTGCCGACGGCGAGGCGCCCGGAACCCCGGCCACCTGGCAAACGGTCGTATTCAATCTCATGTTGAACGCCATCCGTCACGCTCCCGACGGATCGACGGTACGACTCCGACTGGGAAGCGATGGTGAAGCGGTGAAGTTCGAGTGCGAGAACGAAGGAGCGCCGATGGAGCAGACCGTCGCCGCGCGCTTGTTCGAACCCTTCGTATCCGGCGAGGGAGGCACGGGTCTCGGGCTGGCCCTCGTTGGGCGGAGAGTCAAGGAGCTCGGTGGAGTGATCGAGCTCGTCAACGAACCGGACCACATCGTCTTCAGGATCGTGGTATGACTCGACAAAAACCGCACGTTCTCGTCTGTGACGACGAGTCCGCTGCTCGACGTGGCGCTATGCGCGCCCTCGGTAGCTCCAGCTACGACTTCACCGAATGTGAGAGCGGTGCCGACTGCCTGCAAGCACTCGCTCGCGAGGCCTTCGATCTCGTGCTGCTCGACCTGCGCATGCCGGAGATGGACGGCATGGCGGCACTCGGGGAGATCCAGAAGCTTCCGGCGCCTCCGCCCGTCGTCGTCGTGACCGCCGACGCCGGATTGAAGACCGCGATCGACGCGGTCAAAGCGGGTGCCGAGGATTTCGTAGCCAAGCCCTACGAGATCGACGCGCTCCGCCACGTCGTCAAAAAGACCCTCGAGCAGAGCCTGCTGAAACGCGAGAACTGGAGCCTCGAGAACGAAGTGCGCCGCCTCCGGGGAACGGGTCAGATCGTGGGTGAATCGGATGCGATGGCTCGACTGCTCGATGCCATCGACCGTGTGGCGCCGTCGAGAGCGACGGTGCTCGTCACCGGCGAGAGTGGCACGGGAAAAGAGCTCGTGGCGCAGCGAATCCATGCACTTTCCGTCGTGTCACGAGGCCCTTTCGTGACCGTGAACTGTGCGGCTATTCCCGAGAGCCTGGTGGAGAGCGAGCTCTTCGGCCACCGTCGCGGCGCCTTCACCGGGGCGCTTCGCGATCGGGCGGGCAAATTTCAGGAAGCACACGGCGGCACGCTCTTTCTCGACGAGATCGGTGACATGACGCTCGACGCCCAGGCCAAGCTTCTCCGTGCTCTGCAGGAGGGCGAGGTCGAGCCGCTCGGCGGTGGACGATCCGTCCGGGTCAGAGTTCGCGTCGTCGCGGCCACGCATCGCGATCTGAAAGAGCGCGTGGAACAAGGAAGGTTTCGTGATGACCTGCTGTTTCGGCTAAGAGTGATCGAGATCCCGGTGCCTCCTCTTCGCGAGCGCAATTCTGATATCACGCTCCTGGCGCGGCACTTTCTCGCGAGCTTCGGAAACGGCAAGCTCGAGCTCGGCCCCGACGCCGTGGCGAGCCTTCGCGCTTACGACTGGCCCGGAAACGTGCGCGAGCTTCGAAACGCGGTGGAGCGCGCCTCGATCTTTTGCCGCGACGGAATCGTGCGCTCGGCCGACCTGCCGCACGAGGTGGTAGGAGGCGGGGCAGAGCCCGTGGCTTCGACCGCATGGGATCCAGGAGACGACTTCCAGACCGCCAAGCAGAGGGTCGTCGAGCGGTTCGAAAGAGACATCCTCACGAAGGCTTTGCAGAAACACAGGGGCAACGTCTCCCGAGCGGCGAGCGCTCTCGGTCTCCACCGGCAAAACCTCCAGCAAAAGCTGCGGCACCTGGGTATCGCTGCAGGGTCGTTTCGAGAATCGAGCGACTGACGTCGTGGCGCTGTCGGATGAGCTTCGGCTCCCAGTTGGAGAGGCCAGACCCACGACGTACTATGATGGGCTTGTGAGAGTCCGAGCGCTGGTCGTGCTACTGCTGCTCCTCGTGGCCCCGATGGCCCATGCGACCACCTGGGTGGACGTCGAGGTCACCTGTCCCGTTTGCGGGGCGACCAACGTCTTTCAGGTTCCGGCCAGCTACGGCACCTATGTCTTCCAGGACCGGTCACGGTTCCAGTACGTCTTCTGGCCGGCCACCACCGACAAATTTCTCTACACCTGCCGGAAATGCCACCTGACGGCCTACATGGGGGATTTCGAGGAAATCCCCGACGACAAGGTGAAGGCCCTCGCCGCGATGCTCGAGCGAGAAGCGAACATCGAGGGTGACGTCCTACCTTATTACGGGATTCCCATGACCGTGCGGCTCCCCATCGCCGAGCGGGTTTACAAGATCCTCGAAAGGGACGACGAGTTCTGGTGCGAGTTCCGGCGCATCCAGGGATACCATCTCGAGCTCGCCGGGCTCGAGTCCGAGGCAACCGCGGCGAGGCGCGCCGCGCTGGAGACCTCGAAGCGACTTCCGCGAACGAAGCAAAATGTCTTCATCCTGGCTTCTCTGAAGTACTTCACCGGAGACGTTTCGGGGGCGGAGAGCGGCCTGCGCGAAGCGGAGAGCCTTCGCCAAGAGTCTCCCGATCTCGACCGCTACCTCGCCCAGCTCATCGACGACTTTCGCAAGGAGCTCCTGGAGAAGCGTGCTCTCGACTGAATACACTTTCTCCTGCCGAGCGGATATTCTTTTCCCAAATGACCAACGACCCTCGCTTTCTCAAGGCCGATGCCATCGTCGATTTCCCCGCGAGCGAAGAGGCGATCCGCGCTATCTGGAAAGAGCGTCGCATCTTCGAGAAGAGCATCGAGCAGCGCCAGGGCAAGGAGTGGTTCGTCTGGCACGACGGTCCGCCGACCGCCAACGGTAAACCCCATAACGGTCACGCTCTGACCCGCGTCTTCAAAGACATCTTCCCCCGCTACCGCGCGATGCGGGGCTATTACGTGCCCCGCAAGGCGGGGTGGGACACGCATGGGCTTCCCGTCGAGGTCGAGGTCGAAAAGGAGCTCGGTATCCACGGCAAGGCCGAGATCGAAGCCTATGGCGTGGAAGCCTTCATCAAGAAGTGCATGGAGTCGGTGTTCCGCTACACCCGCGACTGGGAGCGGATGACGGAGCAGATGGGCCACTGGGTCGATCTCGACGAGGCCTACGTGACGTATCACAAGAGCTACGTCGAGAGCGTGTGGTGGGCCCTGTCGGAGCTGTTCGATCAGAACCTCTTGTATCAGGGTCACAAGGTAGTCTGGTGGTGGGCGCAGGGAGGAACCGCCCTTTCCTCGGCCGAGGTCGGGCTCGGCTACAAGACCGTGGACGATCCTTCGGTCTACGTGGCGTTTCCTCTCGTCGACGAGCCCGACACGTCTCTCCTCGTGTGGACGACGACTCCCTGGACGCTTCCATCCAACATGTACGCGGCGGTGAAGCCAGACATCGACTACGTCGTCGTCGAGGATTCGGGGCGCAAGCTCGTCGTGGCCGCCGCGCTGCGAGAGGCAATCGGCGCGAAGCTCGGGCGGGAGCTTCCCGTCGTCCGCGAGCTGAAAGGTGAAGCGCTTCTCGAGAAACGCTACCGGCCGCCCTTCGCCGACTATTTCGATCGCCTGGGGAACGAGCAGGCGCGAACGAAGAGCGGGGAGATGACGCCGCTCTTCTGGAAGGTTCTCGCCGCGGACTTCGTCGAGCTGGATCAAGGAACGGGGCTCGTGCACGAAGCGCCGGCGTTCGGCGAGGTCGATCACGACCTCCACCGCGAGGTCGTGGCGCAATACGAAGACCCCGCGTCGGTGCCGCTTCTGTGCGCCATCGGTCCAGACGGCAAGTTCACCGACGAAGTTCCGAGCCTGAGCGGCAAGTGGGTCAAGGATGCCGACAAGGACATCGTTCGTCATCTCAAAGACAGCGGCCTGCTCGTGCATCAGGAGACCTACCGGCACGAATATCCCTTTTGCTGGCGTGCCGACGACGATCCGCTCATCCAATTTGCCCGCCCCGCGTGGTTCATCCGCACCACGGCTCTCATCGACTCCGCCATCGCCAACAACCGCGCCGTAAACTGGATTCCCGAGCACATCAAAGAAGGCCGTTTCGGGGACTTTCTCGCCAACAACGTGGATTGGGCTCTTTCGCGAGAGCGCTACTGGGGAACGCCTCTCAACATCTGGGTGAACGACGTCACCGGACGCATGGTCGCTCCGCGCTCGGTGGCGGAAATCTTGAAGAAGAACCCGAACGCCTTCGCCTCTTTCGCGGAAGCCAAGAAGAAGAACCCCGATCTCTCCGAGCATCTCATCGTCCACAAGCCCTGGATCGACGACGTGACCTTCGAGGAGCCGGGGGAAGAAGGGACCTACCGGCGCGTTCCCGAGGTCATCGACTGCTGGTTCGATTCGGGAAGCATGCCCTTCGCGCAGTGGGGTTATCCGCACACGGGAAAAGAGATCTTCGACGAGATGTTCCCCGCGGACTTCATCGTCGAGGCGATCGACCAGACCCGCGGCTGGTTCTACTCGCTTCTCATGATTTCGACTCTGGTCTTCGACCGACCCTACCCCCACCCCTACGAGACCTGCATCGTGCTCGGCCATGTCAACGATCGCGAGGGTAAAAAAGAATCGAAATCCAAGGGGAACTACACGCCGCCCGAGGTCATTCTCGAGAAGGTTGCGATGGACTTTGCCGTGGTGGAATCCGACGAGGCTCAAGAGGGCAAAGTCCTCATCGCCCGAGAGGACCTCGAGGGGCTCGACCTCCGTGACGGCGCCCGAGTGCAGCTTTATCGTCCCGGCGCTCCTGACCACCGACGGGAGCTGCAGCTCTTTGCCTCGAAGGGGCTACCGAGGCGTGTCGCGGTAGTACGGAAACAGGTGCTCTCGGAGCTCGGCCTCCGAGCGGCGGAGAAGGGAATGAAGCTCATTCCCGCCGACGTTCCCAGGCTTCCCGACGAACAGAGGGTCACCATCGAAGACCCGGCTACACCCGCGCCCGGAGCCGACGCGTTCCGATGGTTCTTTCTCGCGGGGAATCCTCCCTGGAACGCGAAGCGTCTTTCTCTGGGCAACGTCCGTGCGTTGCAGAAAGAGTTTCCCATCAAGCTCCGCAACGTCTATTCGTTCTTCACGATCTACGCCTCGATCGACGACTTCGATCCCGAGCAGGATCGCGGCCGGCATCCGGTCGATCGGCCGTTCCTCGATCGCTGGATCCTCTCCGAGCTCTCGAAGCTCAATGACGATTTGATTGCCGATCTCGATCAATATCGGACGTACGAAGCCGCGCGCAAACTGACGGACTTCGTCGACGCCCTCTCCAACTGGTACCTGAGGCGGAGTCGAAGCCGCTTCTGGGCCTCGGGGCGCGAGCCCGACAAGATCGACGCCTATGCGACGTTGTACGAAGTGCTGGTGACGCTCTCTCAGCTCGCGGCGCCCTTCGTGCCCTTCATGACCGAGGACATGTACCAGAACCTGATTCGCCGTCAGCTCGGAGAGCGCGCGCCGGAGAGCGTGCATCTTGCGGATTACCCCGAGCCCGATACGAGGCGCATCGACCGGAGACTCAACGAAGAGATGGCGGTGGTTCGCGACATCGTCTCGCTGGGGCTGAGAGTTCGCACCGACAACCGTCTCAAGGTTCGGCAGCCACTGGCGAAGGCGGAGATTACACTGTCGCATGCGGATCTCGACGAGCGCGTACGCCAATACGCGGATCTCATTGCCGAAGAGCTGAACGTCCACGAGGTGCGCTTCGTCCACGGCGCCGAAGAGCACGTGGAGTACCGCGTGAAGCCGAACTTCCGTTCTCTCGGACCCAAGGTGGGGAAGAAGATGCCCGATCTCAAGAGGGCTCTCGCCGAGGCCGATGGAAGCGCGCTCCGGGCGAAGCTTCTGGCAGATGGCGAGGCGACGATCGAAGGAGTCACACTCGGCTTGGAAGACGTCGAGGTCGTGGTGCAGGCGAAGCCGGGTTACGCGGCGGCCGGTGACGAGACCGCGGTGGTCGTCCTCGAGACCGAGCTCACCCCAGAGCTCCTGGAAGAAGGGAAGTACCGCGAGCTCCTGAATCGCATCCAGACCTTCCGCAAGGATCTAGGTCTCGAATACACGCAGCGCATCCGTC of the Vicinamibacteria bacterium genome contains:
- a CDS encoding HAMP domain-containing sensor histidine kinase, translating into RYNLLSLSVSNRSLRHFASILILLLLILVAGPVLGASGDPVFHRVLAWGLFLGVLAGLFFDPVTRWASRRSPRMARLLGRSISPGQVAQLTQELQDLDLSEEELKRRVASRVSEWTGADVHFARAADAKASLFWSYFADSDTAAFNRLHAPSIELADALVSSELHAVFPVRVSESLEAVLVIASSAVGGGYEDGEMESIQLVLNQLGAAVEIRRLLEARLAWERRQAEQERLSMLGMVSASLAHELKNPLSSMKALAQTVREELARDDPESEQAKDLSVIVEQVDRLNGVAREVLDFARPGPDAERTRLSDVIEAAAYVLDHEARRRGISIDRGAVGADGEAPGTPATWQTVVFNLMLNAIRHAPDGSTVRLRLGSDGEAVKFECENEGAPMEQTVAARLFEPFVSGEGGTGLGLALVGRRVKELGGVIELVNEPDHIVFRIVV
- a CDS encoding sigma-54 dependent transcriptional regulator, with translation MTRQKPHVLVCDDESAARRGAMRALGSSSYDFTECESGADCLQALAREAFDLVLLDLRMPEMDGMAALGEIQKLPAPPPVVVVTADAGLKTAIDAVKAGAEDFVAKPYEIDALRHVVKKTLEQSLLKRENWSLENEVRRLRGTGQIVGESDAMARLLDAIDRVAPSRATVLVTGESGTGKELVAQRIHALSVVSRGPFVTVNCAAIPESLVESELFGHRRGAFTGALRDRAGKFQEAHGGTLFLDEIGDMTLDAQAKLLRALQEGEVEPLGGGRSVRVRVRVVAATHRDLKERVEQGRFRDDLLFRLRVIEIPVPPLRERNSDITLLARHFLASFGNGKLELGPDAVASLRAYDWPGNVRELRNAVERASIFCRDGIVRSADLPHEVVGGGAEPVASTAWDPGDDFQTAKQRVVERFERDILTKALQKHRGNVSRAASALGLHRQNLQQKLRHLGIAAGSFRESSD
- the ileS gene encoding isoleucine--tRNA ligase, yielding MTNDPRFLKADAIVDFPASEEAIRAIWKERRIFEKSIEQRQGKEWFVWHDGPPTANGKPHNGHALTRVFKDIFPRYRAMRGYYVPRKAGWDTHGLPVEVEVEKELGIHGKAEIEAYGVEAFIKKCMESVFRYTRDWERMTEQMGHWVDLDEAYVTYHKSYVESVWWALSELFDQNLLYQGHKVVWWWAQGGTALSSAEVGLGYKTVDDPSVYVAFPLVDEPDTSLLVWTTTPWTLPSNMYAAVKPDIDYVVVEDSGRKLVVAAALREAIGAKLGRELPVVRELKGEALLEKRYRPPFADYFDRLGNEQARTKSGEMTPLFWKVLAADFVELDQGTGLVHEAPAFGEVDHDLHREVVAQYEDPASVPLLCAIGPDGKFTDEVPSLSGKWVKDADKDIVRHLKDSGLLVHQETYRHEYPFCWRADDDPLIQFARPAWFIRTTALIDSAIANNRAVNWIPEHIKEGRFGDFLANNVDWALSRERYWGTPLNIWVNDVTGRMVAPRSVAEILKKNPNAFASFAEAKKKNPDLSEHLIVHKPWIDDVTFEEPGEEGTYRRVPEVIDCWFDSGSMPFAQWGYPHTGKEIFDEMFPADFIVEAIDQTRGWFYSLLMISTLVFDRPYPHPYETCIVLGHVNDREGKKESKSKGNYTPPEVILEKVAMDFAVVESDEAQEGKVLIAREDLEGLDLRDGARVQLYRPGAPDHRRELQLFASKGLPRRVAVVRKQVLSELGLRAAEKGMKLIPADVPRLPDEQRVTIEDPATPAPGADAFRWFFLAGNPPWNAKRLSLGNVRALQKEFPIKLRNVYSFFTIYASIDDFDPEQDRGRHPVDRPFLDRWILSELSKLNDDLIADLDQYRTYEAARKLTDFVDALSNWYLRRSRSRFWASGREPDKIDAYATLYEVLVTLSQLAAPFVPFMTEDMYQNLIRRQLGERAPESVHLADYPEPDTRRIDRRLNEEMAVVRDIVSLGLRVRTDNRLKVRQPLAKAEITLSHADLDERVRQYADLIAEELNVHEVRFVHGAEEHVEYRVKPNFRSLGPKVGKKMPDLKRALAEADGSALRAKLLADGEATIEGVTLGLEDVEVVVQAKPGYAAAGDETAVVVLETELTPELLEEGKYRELLNRIQTFRKDLGLEYTQRIRLAIVGGESLRRILEKHREHLMKETLCLDLSTDGLDGGTTREVEIEGEKATITLTKA